A genome region from Dehalococcoidia bacterium includes the following:
- a CDS encoding zinc ribbon domain-containing protein, which yields MDSQSPSPLPLAPLLSPSTRCFHCAAELPPGANFCPGCGAVPGLTAETERGYIAYLLAAVDDWLRARLIGPPLADRMTAPYRARLGIAVAAPAPVTPPAAPAPPRQPVNFTVIWANALLYLGAFFVVIASLFFLLLIESNLGRTVVVGVLAGLFFVTGLIARQIAPVRSAGIVFTAVGALLVPIVFLAFINWLRDVGPLSETQLWLFASLACFLLYLAFTLARFGLFYAILTLIAFSSVVQAALAVADPVPEWAASWWAAEALVLMALHVGLRRWLRPLFGPLILGWSLFWAIVAFVAAIPASLWPSDPAPGVWPFVFLTLTFIVMAWGIGDPISPLLAGLLIHVASAQTVRWAEGPEWVGSLASIAIASGQIAFWWLRRGTILGREQLVIGIGVALVALFPPIFAETQGIGAAAGLYVTALLSATAILTRRSWLLAAPALSLLPAWFWLLDALPLDLEGAANAGLGYLVLVVGITALALALPLRLWGWRWMLGGIAAVYALFVALLTVEQAGHSAVAAWSITLLAAAAVARWRVLWLLGGVALALVGAAAATARWLGAPQETGGPLIATLAVGWVLAGHALGDHLGRWGLAARLVGLATGLFAVFVAGAIQGEALEEERRRLAGHLTSFVIFVLALLIGLEVRWRRLALYPASFLALCALLWELGVFEVDNPQWYAVPAGLYFGGVAFLSARDRDLGATAPVLSALAWVIGALVIGLTSLSQTFGEEGLRYGLILLAECFALLGVGAVVRSRALLATTVLLMVLAGLRLLFAEPGFIPFVLFLAGLALLAGGVIVLAVVGWRRARGTSPEEPPGRPPIAGAGPP from the coding sequence ATGGACTCGCAGTCTCCGTCGCCCCTCCCTTTGGCGCCCCTCCTCTCTCCGTCGACCCGCTGTTTTCACTGTGCGGCCGAGCTGCCGCCCGGAGCGAATTTCTGCCCCGGCTGTGGAGCGGTTCCCGGCCTGACCGCTGAGACTGAGCGGGGCTATATCGCCTACCTGCTGGCAGCGGTTGATGACTGGCTGCGGGCGCGCCTGATCGGCCCGCCGCTCGCCGACCGCATGACCGCTCCCTACCGCGCTCGGCTGGGGATCGCGGTCGCGGCGCCGGCTCCGGTCACGCCGCCAGCCGCTCCTGCTCCTCCTCGCCAGCCGGTCAATTTCACCGTCATCTGGGCGAACGCGCTGCTCTATCTCGGCGCGTTCTTCGTCGTCATCGCCTCCCTCTTCTTCCTGCTGCTGATTGAGAGCAATCTCGGCCGAACGGTCGTCGTGGGAGTGCTCGCCGGGCTTTTCTTCGTGACTGGGCTGATTGCCCGCCAGATCGCGCCGGTGCGGTCGGCGGGCATCGTCTTCACCGCTGTCGGCGCGCTGCTGGTGCCGATCGTCTTTCTCGCCTTCATCAACTGGCTCCGAGACGTCGGACCTCTTTCCGAAACCCAGCTCTGGCTCTTCGCCTCGCTCGCCTGCTTTCTGCTCTACCTCGCCTTCACGCTGGCTCGGTTCGGCCTGTTCTACGCCATCCTCACCCTGATCGCGTTCTCCTCGGTCGTCCAAGCGGCGCTGGCGGTCGCCGACCCGGTTCCGGAGTGGGCGGCGAGCTGGTGGGCGGCGGAAGCGCTTGTCCTGATGGCGCTCCACGTCGGGCTGCGCCGCTGGCTGCGGCCGCTCTTCGGACCGCTGATCCTCGGGTGGTCGCTCTTCTGGGCGATCGTCGCTTTCGTCGCGGCGATCCCGGCAAGCCTCTGGCCGAGCGACCCTGCTCCCGGCGTCTGGCCGTTTGTCTTCCTTACCCTCACGTTCATCGTGATGGCGTGGGGCATCGGCGACCCGATCAGCCCCTTGCTCGCCGGCCTCCTCATCCATGTCGCATCGGCCCAGACGGTGCGCTGGGCGGAGGGACCGGAGTGGGTCGGCTCGCTCGCGAGCATCGCGATCGCGAGCGGGCAGATTGCGTTCTGGTGGCTGCGCCGGGGGACGATCCTCGGGCGAGAGCAGCTGGTGATCGGGATCGGTGTCGCCCTCGTGGCTCTCTTCCCCCCGATCTTCGCCGAGACTCAGGGCATTGGCGCCGCCGCGGGACTGTATGTCACCGCACTGCTCAGCGCGACAGCCATTTTGACCCGCCGATCCTGGCTGCTCGCTGCGCCGGCGCTCTCGCTTCTCCCCGCGTGGTTCTGGCTGCTCGACGCGCTGCCGCTCGACCTCGAGGGGGCAGCGAACGCAGGGCTCGGCTATCTTGTCCTTGTCGTCGGCATCACGGCGCTGGCGCTGGCGCTGCCGCTGCGTCTTTGGGGGTGGCGGTGGATGCTCGGCGGTATCGCAGCCGTCTATGCCCTGTTCGTCGCTCTGCTGACGGTCGAGCAGGCAGGACATTCGGCGGTTGCGGCGTGGTCAATAACGCTGCTCGCCGCCGCGGCCGTGGCGCGCTGGCGCGTGTTGTGGCTGCTTGGGGGTGTCGCCCTCGCTCTCGTCGGCGCTGCAGCGGCCACGGCGCGCTGGCTGGGCGCTCCCCAAGAGACGGGCGGGCCGCTCATCGCGACCCTTGCGGTCGGCTGGGTTCTCGCCGGACATGCGCTCGGCGACCACCTCGGCCGCTGGGGGCTGGCGGCGCGCCTGGTCGGATTGGCGACAGGGCTGTTTGCGGTCTTTGTCGCCGGCGCCATCCAAGGCGAAGCGCTTGAGGAGGAGCGCCGCCGTCTTGCCGGACATCTGACCTCGTTCGTGATCTTCGTGCTGGCGCTGCTCATCGGCCTCGAAGTGCGCTGGCGTCGGCTGGCGCTCTATCCGGCGAGCTTCCTTGCCCTCTGCGCGCTCCTCTGGGAGCTGGGGGTGTTCGAAGTCGACAACCCGCAATGGTATGCCGTGCCGGCTGGTCTCTATTTTGGGGGCGTAGCGTTCCTCAGCGCCCGGGACCGCGACCTTGGCGCGACGGCGCCGGTGCTGTCAGCGCTGGCATGGGTGATCGGGGCGCTCGTGATCGGGCTGACCTCCCTCTCGCAGACGTTTGGCGAGGAGGGGCTTCGCTATGGCCTCATCCTGCTCGCCGAGTGTTTCGCGCTGCTGGGGGTGGGCGCTGTGGTGCGGAGCCGGGCCTTGTTGGCAACGACGGTCTTGCTAATGGTGCTCGCCGGGCTCCGCCTGCTGTTCGCCGAGCCGGGCTTCATTCCGTTCGTGCTGTTCTTGGCCGGCCTTGCGCTCCTTGCAGGCGGCGTGATCGTCCTCGCGGTGGTCGGATGGCGACGCGCGCGCGGAACATCGCCAGAGGAGCCGCCGGGCAGGCCGCCGATTGCGGGGGCAGGTCCCCCATGA
- a CDS encoding dodecin family protein, whose translation MSDHIYKVIEVVGTSTESIETAIRNAIGRANQTLRGLDWFEVREIRGSIHDGAVGWFQVKVGIGFRLMDESELESD comes from the coding sequence ATGTCGGACCATATCTACAAAGTGATCGAAGTCGTTGGCACCTCGACCGAAAGCATCGAAACCGCGATCCGGAATGCCATTGGCCGTGCGAACCAGACCCTCAGAGGCCTCGATTGGTTTGAGGTGCGCGAAATCCGCGGCTCGATCCACGACGGCGCGGTCGGCTGGTTTCAAGTGAAGGTCGGCATCGGCTTCCGGTTGATGGACGAGAGCGAACTCGAAAGCGACTAG
- a CDS encoding VOC family protein, with product MRDPIIGLGWFVRRTHDVERLAAFFRDTVGLPVLREQGEAVQFWAGEATVFEIAPGGQPNPAYTDRAQAPCVPIFRVHGIRGTIQRLREAGVRFINEFEREHNHLAYFLDPLGNVTGLQERYRTSDRPEDREAWRRWDAGETRIDGVAPLPPDIQHIGWIVFRSLDVPAQIAFYRDVVGLEVAVSYSETNALMRLGDGVLLELSPGSSPQPRPADRGDVTNTPVLRVRDLDTLVADLQAKGVDFVNLPFDIPFGRIAYFVDPENHLVGLQERRPESDRVEDREARRRWGA from the coding sequence GTGCGCGACCCCATCATCGGACTCGGCTGGTTCGTCCGGCGGACGCACGACGTTGAGCGGCTGGCGGCTTTCTTTCGAGACACAGTCGGTCTGCCCGTCCTCCGCGAGCAGGGGGAGGCGGTGCAGTTCTGGGCGGGCGAAGCGACGGTGTTCGAGATCGCCCCTGGCGGCCAGCCGAACCCCGCATATACCGACCGCGCCCAGGCGCCCTGCGTGCCGATCTTCCGTGTCCACGGCATTCGCGGAACAATCCAAAGACTGCGCGAGGCGGGTGTCCGCTTTATCAATGAGTTTGAGCGCGAGCACAACCACCTCGCCTACTTCCTTGACCCGCTCGGCAACGTCACCGGCCTGCAGGAACGGTACCGCACCTCCGACCGTCCCGAAGACCGCGAGGCGTGGCGGCGGTGGGACGCCGGCGAGACCCGGATCGACGGGGTCGCGCCGCTGCCGCCCGATATCCAGCACATCGGCTGGATCGTCTTCCGCTCGCTCGACGTGCCCGCCCAGATCGCTTTCTACCGCGACGTCGTCGGGTTAGAGGTCGCGGTCAGCTACAGCGAGACGAACGCGCTGATGCGCCTCGGCGATGGGGTCCTCCTTGAGCTCTCCCCCGGCTCATCGCCGCAGCCGCGTCCTGCCGACCGCGGCGACGTGACAAACACCCCGGTGCTGCGGGTGCGCGATCTCGATACCCTCGTCGCCGACCTGCAGGCGAAGGGGGTCGATTTCGTCAACCTTCCTTTCGACATTCCCTTCGGCCGCATCGCCTACTTCGTCGACCCCGAGAACCATCTCGTCGGCCTCCAAGAGCGCCGCCCCGAGAGCGACCGGGTCGAAGACCGGGAGGCGCGCCGACGATGGGGCGCCTGA
- a CDS encoding Uma2 family endonuclease: protein MVLQVPVPAIAVPALPAGPTSFEEFLQLDTGELKAEWVEGEVIVLTPLHDAHSAIQTILPGLMWLFVETRRLGIVRTEMTVRLGSTARAPDLLSLSTANRSRLRRSFVDGPPDLIVEIVLPDSIERDRVTKLREYEAAGVQE from the coding sequence ATGGTCCTGCAGGTCCCCGTCCCCGCGATCGCGGTTCCGGCGCTTCCCGCCGGCCCCACCTCGTTCGAGGAGTTCCTGCAGCTCGACACCGGCGAACTCAAGGCGGAGTGGGTTGAGGGAGAGGTAATTGTCCTGACGCCGTTGCACGACGCGCACTCCGCGATCCAGACCATTCTGCCGGGCCTGATGTGGCTCTTCGTCGAGACACGGCGACTTGGCATCGTTCGCACCGAGATGACCGTTCGGCTCGGCTCCACGGCCCGCGCGCCCGACCTTCTCTCTCTTTCGACCGCCAACCGCAGCCGGCTGCGGCGCAGCTTCGTCGATGGACCGCCCGACCTGATCGTCGAGATTGTCCTGCCTGACAGCATCGAGCGCGACCGCGTTACCAAGCTGCGCGAGTATGAAGCTGCCGGCGTGCAGGAGTAG
- a CDS encoding MFS transporter encodes MTTGSPARALPNAPFLVRAFSKRGIFYGWAIVVASFVVTFCEMPTFNPVLTLFLLPMTQEFGWSRTEFSGVVVISTFAAAIVAPFGGALVDRVGPRLALVAGSALLGIAILALAVTPNLVWFYFCYALARIAANGGTGIATTVVVSNWFTHKRAFAFGIIASAWRLGSWVLPLGIAALIFEHGWRAGWAALGVMILLLAVPIPALLTIRAPQDVGLSPLEARSSTRPRAALPERSWTLRDAVRTTSLWFVALSGFCAWFTAASFNLHLAPYLLDKGYPPDIAVGTLAGMGFVSMVATIGMGLVADRIGVRPTYMLAFASATVGAALLLWLAASWMLLGFAIFYGVAFGGYVTLQQSVWAEYFGRGSLGAIRGVAMPVQLMGNALGPFLAAVAYDLTGSYALPFAAFVLVSLLGIVAMGLARKPRHPALA; translated from the coding sequence GTGACAACAGGCTCGCCGGCGCGTGCCCTCCCGAACGCGCCGTTCCTCGTCCGCGCTTTCTCGAAGCGAGGCATCTTCTATGGCTGGGCGATCGTCGTCGCCAGCTTCGTCGTCACCTTCTGCGAGATGCCGACCTTCAACCCGGTGCTCACCCTCTTTCTCCTGCCCATGACGCAGGAGTTTGGTTGGAGCCGCACCGAGTTCTCCGGCGTTGTCGTCATCTCGACCTTCGCCGCCGCCATTGTCGCGCCGTTTGGCGGCGCGCTTGTCGACCGCGTCGGGCCACGCCTCGCCCTCGTCGCCGGCTCGGCGCTCCTCGGCATCGCGATCCTCGCCCTCGCCGTCACGCCGAACCTCGTCTGGTTCTATTTCTGCTATGCCCTCGCCCGCATCGCGGCGAACGGCGGCACCGGGATCGCCACGACGGTCGTCGTCTCAAACTGGTTCACGCACAAACGGGCTTTCGCCTTCGGGATCATCGCCAGCGCTTGGCGGCTCGGCAGCTGGGTCCTGCCGCTCGGCATTGCGGCGCTCATCTTCGAGCATGGGTGGCGCGCTGGCTGGGCCGCGCTCGGGGTCATGATCCTCCTGCTTGCGGTCCCCATCCCGGCGCTGCTGACGATCCGCGCTCCCCAGGATGTCGGCCTGTCCCCGCTCGAAGCGCGCTCATCAACCCGGCCGCGCGCCGCCCTGCCCGAGCGCTCCTGGACCCTCCGCGACGCCGTGCGGACGACCTCGCTCTGGTTTGTGGCGCTCAGTGGCTTCTGCGCCTGGTTCACGGCCGCTTCTTTCAATCTCCACCTCGCGCCCTACCTTCTCGACAAGGGCTATCCGCCCGACATCGCCGTCGGAACGCTCGCCGGCATGGGCTTCGTCAGCATGGTCGCCACTATCGGCATGGGCCTCGTCGCCGACCGGATCGGCGTGCGGCCGACCTACATGCTCGCCTTTGCCAGCGCAACCGTCGGCGCGGCGCTGCTCCTCTGGCTGGCAGCCTCGTGGATGCTGCTCGGCTTCGCGATCTTCTACGGCGTCGCCTTCGGCGGCTACGTTACGCTCCAGCAGAGTGTCTGGGCCGAGTATTTCGGGCGCGGGTCGCTCGGCGCCATCCGGGGGGTCGCGATGCCGGTACAGTTGATGGGCAACGCTCTCGGCCCCTTCCTCGCTGCGGTCGCTTACGACCTGACCGGCAGCTACGCGCTTCCCTTCGCGGCGTTCGTCCTCGTCAGCCTGCTCGGCATCGTCGCGATGGGACTGGCACGCAAGCCGCGCCATCCGGCGCTGGCGTGA
- a CDS encoding RraA family protein, with translation MHYRIVRDIPRPSDADLAALREVPTTGLAGPDAFGAGVAMDWQIKPLQRGVRVCGPAFTAKPDGIDHLIPLYAATLLAPGDVLVVDGGGRTDCALFGAGMTHTARLRGAAAIVIDGLIVDHDSIAALPIPVFCRGAHPGWSTMERPGWINVPVRCGGRLVSPGDLIHGDSDGVIVIPRERIPEAVEHARRYREQLAQWRAQVATGRTFFEILGLDAAIARLAIPEEAHS, from the coding sequence ATGCACTATCGAATCGTCCGCGACATTCCGCGCCCCAGCGACGCTGACCTCGCGGCGTTGCGGGAGGTCCCCACTACTGGCCTCGCCGGTCCGGACGCCTTCGGCGCGGGCGTGGCGATGGACTGGCAGATCAAGCCGCTCCAACGCGGTGTCCGGGTCTGTGGCCCAGCGTTCACCGCGAAGCCTGACGGCATCGATCACCTCATCCCCCTGTACGCCGCGACCCTCCTCGCCCCGGGCGATGTGCTGGTGGTGGACGGCGGCGGACGCACTGACTGCGCCCTCTTCGGCGCGGGGATGACGCACACTGCCCGGCTGCGGGGTGCTGCGGCTATCGTCATCGACGGTCTGATCGTCGACCACGACTCGATCGCGGCATTGCCCATCCCGGTGTTTTGTCGCGGCGCCCACCCGGGCTGGAGCACGATGGAGCGGCCCGGCTGGATCAACGTCCCGGTCCGCTGCGGCGGTCGGCTGGTCTCGCCCGGCGACCTGATCCACGGCGACAGCGACGGCGTGATCGTCATCCCGCGGGAACGCATCCCGGAGGCGGTCGAGCACGCGCGCCGCTACCGCGAGCAGCTGGCACAGTGGCGCGCTCAGGTCGCGACCGGCCGCACCTTCTTCGAGATCCTCGGGCTCGACGCCGCGATCGCACGCCTCGCCATCCCCGAAGAGGCGCACTCCTGA
- a CDS encoding class I SAM-dependent methyltransferase, giving the protein MAAAVIPALLGWPTGGLKILSVDDGAAHAWLRRFAGRRPVISIAAAPAAIRRARRSGSRAALASLEALPFRSERFDLIYGAARIQHLSDERRARLVAEFWRVLRPGGAILWVGSAAPGSFDWHRFSTELEAAGLTPVVVGAVGVLPAIIGRWSESGGARGSKEGFPHPFRKWGRLGRLALAIGGAAEAAAFRVRGQLPTRGALSLVGALKVVPFERA; this is encoded by the coding sequence GTGGCGGCGGCGGTCATTCCAGCGCTGCTCGGCTGGCCGACCGGCGGTCTGAAAATTCTCAGCGTGGACGATGGCGCGGCGCACGCGTGGCTGCGGCGCTTTGCTGGGCGGCGGCCGGTGATCAGTATTGCCGCTGCGCCAGCGGCAATTCGCCGCGCCCGACGCTCGGGCAGCCGGGCCGCCTTGGCGAGCCTCGAGGCGCTCCCGTTCCGCAGTGAACGGTTCGACCTGATCTACGGTGCCGCGAGGATCCAACACCTTTCCGATGAGCGGCGAGCGCGGCTGGTGGCGGAGTTTTGGCGCGTCCTCCGGCCTGGCGGTGCCATTCTCTGGGTGGGCAGCGCCGCGCCAGGGTCGTTCGACTGGCATCGGTTCTCCACTGAGCTCGAGGCGGCCGGGTTGACGCCCGTTGTGGTCGGCGCGGTCGGCGTGCTCCCGGCGATCATCGGGCGCTGGAGCGAGAGCGGCGGGGCGAGGGGGAGCAAGGAGGGGTTCCCCCATCCGTTCCGCAAGTGGGGCCGCCTTGGCCGGCTCGCGCTCGCCATTGGGGGGGCAGCCGAAGCGGCGGCGTTCCGGGTGCGCGGGCAGCTGCCGACGCGCGGCGCGCTGTCGCTCGTCGGCGCTCTCAAGGTCGTTCCGTTCGAGCGCGCCTGA
- a CDS encoding Hsp20/alpha crystallin family protein, translating to MVTRWDPWRELAQMRSQMDRMLEEVFSGGGGRYDVTTPPTDVFVGDDELRVTMALPGVNPNDVEITTTPEALIIRGEAKPPQEEKNGRWARREIAYGRFGRAIALPFGVDADHASAHFENGLLTVRLPKAEAERPRRISISTGKPAIDTTASTPSEATA from the coding sequence ATGGTGACCCGTTGGGATCCGTGGCGAGAACTGGCGCAGATGCGCAGCCAGATGGACCGCATGCTCGAAGAAGTCTTCTCTGGCGGCGGCGGTCGCTATGACGTGACGACGCCCCCAACCGATGTCTTCGTGGGGGACGATGAGCTGCGCGTGACGATGGCGCTGCCCGGTGTCAACCCCAATGATGTCGAGATCACGACCACGCCAGAGGCGCTTATCATCCGCGGCGAAGCGAAACCGCCGCAGGAAGAGAAGAACGGCCGCTGGGCGCGACGCGAGATCGCCTATGGGCGCTTCGGGCGCGCGATCGCTTTGCCGTTCGGCGTCGATGCCGACCATGCCAGCGCCCATTTTGAGAACGGCTTGCTGACCGTTCGCCTGCCGAAGGCGGAAGCGGAACGCCCACGCCGCATCAGTATCAGCACCGGCAAACCTGCTATCGACACCACCGCAAGCACGCCGAGCGAGGCGACCGCCTGA